The Anabaena sp. WA102 genome contains a region encoding:
- a CDS encoding nuclear transport factor 2 family protein: MTTQSERTLNVANQAFGYFVQGLETGNWQAFLDMLTDDFTFWFPMGKFHGLNVGKKRAKEFFEYVSESFQLGIKITSLDSITSNEKTVIFEFRDEGNSFGNAYKNRVAIAFDIRDNQVCAYREYFGSDGKSY, translated from the coding sequence ATGACTACACAATCAGAACGCACCTTAAATGTCGCTAATCAGGCATTTGGGTATTTTGTACAAGGTTTAGAAACTGGTAATTGGCAAGCATTTTTAGATATGCTGACAGATGATTTTACCTTTTGGTTTCCTATGGGAAAATTTCACGGTTTAAATGTAGGTAAAAAACGAGCAAAGGAGTTTTTTGAATATGTTTCTGAGTCCTTCCAACTAGGAATTAAGATTACCTCTTTAGACAGTATTACTAGCAATGAAAAAACAGTGATTTTTGAATTTCGGGATGAAGGTAACTCATTTGGTAATGCTTATAAAAATCGGGTTGCAATTGCTTTTGATATTCGAGATAATCAAGTTTGTGCCTATCGAGAATACTTTGGTAGTGATGGTAAATCTTATTAA
- a CDS encoding aspartate kinase, whose translation MALIVQKYGGTSVGSVERIQAVAMRVEKTVKAGNSVVVVVSAMGKTTDGLVKLANDISKTPSRREMDMLLSTGEQVTIALLSMALQEIGQPAISMTGAQVGIVTEAEHSRARILHIETERLMRQINGGKVVVVAGFQGISSTEELEITTLGRGGSDTSAVAIAAAIGADFCEIYTDVPGILTTDPRLVPEAQLLTEITSDEMLELASLGAKVLHPRAVEIARNYGVPLVVRSSWTDQPGTWVTTPSRQDRALVNLELARPVDAVEFDIQQAKVALLRVPDRPGIAAQLFGQISQENVDVDLIIQSIHEGNTNDIAFTVNTSILKRAEAVSLAIAPIFKNQHSSDEAEVIVEKDTAKVSIVGAGMIGRPGVAAQMFTTLAEAGVNIQMISTSEVKVSCVVDIGDCDRAIAALCHTFEINSSSASLSCAATKAPAVRGVALDMNQARIAIRQVPNHPGMAAKLFGFLAQHNISVDMIIQSQRCRIVNGVPGRDIAFTVARMDAENAQQRLKAVAKEFDWGEVVLDQAIAKVSIVGSGMVGQPGIAAKMFTALAKNHINIQMIATSEIKISCVVGQDEGVKALQVIHSAFDLAGSEKFVVPA comes from the coding sequence ATGGCGCTTATAGTTCAAAAATACGGTGGTACATCTGTTGGTTCAGTCGAACGGATTCAAGCTGTAGCAATGCGGGTTGAAAAAACTGTCAAAGCTGGAAATTCTGTTGTAGTAGTGGTTTCTGCAATGGGTAAAACCACTGACGGGTTAGTTAAACTAGCTAATGACATCTCTAAAACTCCTAGTCGTCGGGAAATGGATATGCTGCTTTCCACAGGGGAGCAAGTTACCATTGCTTTACTAAGTATGGCATTGCAGGAAATTGGCCAACCAGCAATTTCGATGACTGGCGCTCAGGTGGGCATTGTTACCGAAGCAGAACACTCTCGCGCTCGGATTTTACATATTGAAACTGAACGCTTAATGCGGCAAATTAATGGCGGCAAAGTGGTTGTGGTTGCCGGATTTCAAGGAATTAGCAGTACAGAAGAATTAGAAATTACTACTTTGGGACGTGGTGGTTCTGACACTTCCGCAGTGGCGATCGCCGCCGCTATCGGTGCAGATTTTTGTGAAATTTATACAGATGTTCCGGGAATTTTAACTACAGATCCGCGTCTTGTTCCTGAAGCCCAATTATTGACAGAAATCACGAGTGATGAAATGCTGGAATTGGCTAGTTTAGGGGCGAAGGTATTACATCCCAGGGCTGTGGAAATTGCCCGCAATTATGGCGTTCCCCTGGTGGTACGGTCAAGTTGGACGGATCAGCCCGGAACTTGGGTAACTACGCCGTCAAGGCAAGATCGGGCGTTGGTAAATTTAGAATTGGCACGACCAGTGGATGCTGTGGAGTTTGATATTCAACAGGCAAAGGTGGCTTTATTGCGTGTTCCTGATAGACCAGGGATAGCAGCCCAGTTATTTGGGCAAATTTCCCAGGAAAATGTTGATGTGGATTTAATTATTCAGTCTATTCATGAAGGTAATACTAATGACATTGCTTTTACAGTAAATACTTCAATATTAAAACGGGCGGAAGCAGTATCATTGGCTATAGCACCGATATTTAAAAATCAGCATAGTTCAGATGAAGCGGAAGTAATAGTAGAAAAAGATACTGCTAAAGTGAGTATTGTCGGGGCGGGAATGATTGGTCGTCCGGGGGTAGCAGCGCAGATGTTTACAACTTTGGCGGAAGCTGGTGTGAATATTCAGATGATTTCTACCAGTGAAGTTAAGGTGAGTTGTGTTGTGGATATTGGGGATTGCGATCGCGCTATAGCTGCTTTGTGTCATACTTTTGAAATCAACTCTTCTTCTGCTTCTCTCTCCTGTGCTGCGACTAAAGCCCCTGCTGTGCGTGGTGTCGCTTTAGACATGAACCAAGCCCGAATTGCGATTCGGCAAGTACCAAATCATCCGGGTATGGCTGCCAAATTGTTTGGATTTTTAGCGCAACATAACATCAGTGTGGATATGATTATTCAATCCCAACGTTGTCGAATAGTAAATGGTGTTCCCGGAAGGGATATTGCCTTTACTGTGGCGAGAATGGATGCAGAAAACGCTCAACAGAGATTAAAAGCAGTTGCCAAAGAGTTTGATTGGGGTGAGGTAGTATTAGATCAGGCGATCGCTAAAGTTAGTATCGTTGGTTCTGGGATGGTAGGACAACCGGGCATAGCCGCTAAAATGTTTACAGCCTTAGCTAAAAATCACATCAACATTCAAATGATAGCCACTTCAGAAATTAAAATTAGTTGTGTTGTCGGACAGGATGAAGGTGTCAAAGCATTACAAGTTATTCACTCAGCTTTTGATTTAGCTGGAAGTGAAAAATTTGTAGTTCCAGCGTGA
- the hisS gene encoding histidine--tRNA ligase, whose translation MTKSDKINFSTPSGFPEFLPSEKRLEVYLLDIIRQVFESYGFTPIETPAVERLEVLQAKGNQGDNIIYGIEPILPPNRQAEKDKSGETGSEARALKFDQTVPLAAYIARHLNELTFPFARYQMDMVFRGERAKDGRFRQFRQCDIDVVARGKLSLLYDAQMPAIITEIFEKINIGDFVIRINNRKILTGFFQSVGVAENQIKTCISIIDNLEKIGEAKVKQELETEGISSEQTEKIIEFVKIDGSIDDILDKLKHLAESLPDAERFNLGVTELETVINGVRNLGVADKRFCIDLSIARGLNYYTGTVYETTLLGHGALGSICSGGRYEELVGTFIGEKMPGVGISIGLTRLISRLLKAGILTTLSATPAQVVVVNMQEDLMPVYLQVSQQLRQGGINVVTNFEKRPLGKQFQAADKQGIRFCVIIGGEEAAAQKSSLKDLQSGEQIEVNLADLVEEVKRRLA comes from the coding sequence ATGACTAAAAGTGACAAAATTAACTTTTCTACTCCTAGCGGTTTTCCCGAATTTTTACCTAGCGAAAAGCGTCTAGAAGTATATTTACTAGATATTATTCGTCAGGTTTTTGAAAGTTATGGTTTTACACCTATTGAAACTCCAGCAGTGGAAAGGTTAGAAGTCCTGCAAGCTAAAGGTAATCAAGGTGACAATATTATTTATGGTATTGAGCCAATTTTACCACCAAATCGCCAAGCAGAAAAGGATAAATCTGGAGAAACTGGTTCAGAAGCCAGGGCTTTAAAATTTGATCAAACTGTTCCTCTTGCTGCGTATATTGCCCGTCACTTAAATGAATTAACTTTTCCTTTTGCTCGTTATCAAATGGATATGGTATTTCGGGGTGAACGGGCAAAAGATGGACGGTTTCGGCAGTTTCGACAATGTGATATTGATGTGGTTGCTCGTGGTAAACTGAGTTTACTTTATGATGCCCAAATGCCGGCAATTATCACGGAAATATTTGAAAAAATTAATATTGGTGATTTTGTCATTCGTATTAATAACCGCAAAATCCTCACAGGTTTTTTTCAATCAGTAGGAGTTGCTGAAAACCAAATTAAAACCTGTATTAGTATTATTGATAATTTGGAAAAAATTGGCGAAGCTAAAGTTAAACAAGAATTAGAGACAGAAGGTATTTCCTCAGAACAAACGGAAAAAATTATTGAGTTTGTGAAAATTGATGGCAGTATTGATGATATTTTAGATAAACTCAAACACCTGGCTGAAAGTTTGCCAGATGCAGAACGATTTAATTTAGGAGTTACGGAATTAGAAACTGTAATTAATGGAGTGAGAAATTTAGGAGTTGCTGATAAACGTTTCTGTATTGATTTATCTATTGCTCGTGGTTTAAATTATTATACTGGCACTGTTTATGAAACTACCTTATTAGGTCATGGGGCTTTGGGGAGTATTTGTTCTGGTGGTAGGTACGAAGAATTAGTGGGAACATTCATTGGTGAAAAAATGCCCGGTGTGGGTATTTCTATTGGTTTAACTCGGTTAATTAGCCGGTTATTAAAAGCGGGTATTCTGACTACTTTATCCGCCACACCTGCCCAAGTTGTAGTAGTAAATATGCAAGAGGATTTAATGCCTGTTTATTTACAAGTATCGCAACAGTTACGTCAAGGGGGAATTAATGTTGTGACTAACTTTGAAAAACGCCCTTTAGGTAAACAATTTCAAGCGGCAGATAAGCAAGGAATTAGGTTTTGTGTAATTATTGGTGGGGAAGAAGCAGCAGCGCAAAAATCATCATTGAAGGATTTACAAAGTGGTGAACAAATAGAAGTGAATTTGGCAGATTTGGTAGAGGAAGTTAAACGCAGACTTGCATAA
- a CDS encoding DUF262 domain-containing protein → MTDLNDNEDLDLEDSDDEEYEKVTFEYDPDKINIATRQPTIEQLLRRIGKEALDLAPDFQRQANIWKLDAQSRLIESILIRIPLPAFYIDATNDDKWVVIDGLQRLYALSHFVSDKSEKKLTLSGLEYLTNLNGKTYDELEPRYQRRILETQPVVYLLEKGTPTEVKYNIFKRIKTGGVPLSNQELRHALNPGKANELLRELANSDEFTQVLNLREERKKRMDDREFILGYLAFILTSYKDYKDNSRDLFLSEALSKINNLTNSELTNIKEKFKKSMLAAYDILGKNAFRKISHKDNKTFPPNKPLFEAWSFHLSQLSDEDIEKLKKYKQKLIDKFIEYTDNDKEFLASISQTAKKVEYRFETIGKIIQEVLL, encoded by the coding sequence GTGACAGATTTAAATGATAATGAAGATTTAGATTTAGAAGATAGTGATGATGAAGAATATGAAAAAGTTACTTTTGAATATGATCCTGATAAAATTAATATTGCCACGAGACAACCAACAATTGAACAATTATTAAGACGAATTGGGAAAGAAGCACTTGATTTAGCACCTGATTTTCAGCGTCAGGCAAATATATGGAAGCTAGATGCTCAAAGCCGACTAATTGAGTCTATTCTGATTCGCATTCCCCTACCAGCTTTTTATATAGATGCTACTAATGATGATAAATGGGTAGTTATAGATGGGTTACAAAGATTATATGCTTTGAGTCACTTTGTTAGTGATAAAAGTGAAAAAAAACTCACCCTAAGTGGACTAGAATACCTTACAAATCTTAATGGTAAAACTTATGATGAATTAGAACCAAGATATCAACGACGAATTCTGGAAACTCAGCCCGTAGTTTATTTACTTGAAAAAGGTACTCCTACAGAAGTAAAATATAATATCTTTAAAAGAATTAAAACAGGGGGTGTACCTCTTTCAAACCAAGAACTACGTCATGCACTAAACCCAGGAAAAGCCAATGAATTATTACGAGAACTTGCAAATTCAGATGAATTTACGCAGGTTCTTAATCTTCGTGAAGAAAGAAAAAAGCGTATGGATGATCGAGAATTTATACTTGGTTATCTGGCTTTTATTCTAACATCTTATAAAGATTATAAAGACAATTCCAGAGATTTATTTTTAAGTGAAGCTTTATCTAAAATAAATAATCTCACTAATTCAGAATTAACAAATATTAAGGAAAAATTTAAAAAGTCAATGTTGGCGGCTTATGATATTCTTGGAAAGAATGCTTTTCGCAAGATTTCTCATAAAGATAATAAAACTTTTCCACCTAATAAGCCCCTCTTTGAAGCTTGGTCATTTCATCTTAGCCAACTGAGTGATGAAGATATAGAAAAATTAAAAAAATACAAGCAAAAACTAATTGACAAGTTTATTGAATATACAGACAATGATAAAGAGTTTCTTGCATCCATATCCCAAACTGCTAAAAAAGTAGAGTATAGATTTGAAACTATCGGTAAAATTATTCAGGAAGTATTGTTATGA
- a CDS encoding aldehyde dehydrogenase family protein, with the protein MSKPIEVRNPRTGKFDYVIVPPPPKLLSQQCHRLRRGQIIWQKLGIEGRIAALKAWKQAILSDRTQLIEALVSDTGRLSTSVTEVDSFISSIDKWCNLAPQLIQGTAKNTSIPFIALQQMAVPYPLVGVISPWNFPLLLSTIDTIPALLAGCAVIVKPSEITPRFVAPLMTTINTIPQLRDVLNFVEGAGQTGADLIEDVDLICFTGSVETGRLVAEAAAQKFIPAFLELGGKDPAIVLESADLDLATSAILWGSVVNSGQSCLSIERIYVAESIFEEFYHQLVTKAHELKLAYPTIESGEIGPIICEKQAAIINDHLLDAVAKGAVIHSGGKVEELGGGWWCRPTVMTEVDHSMKVMTEETFGPIMPIMPFANIEAAINLANDSIYGLSAAIFSESEELALEIGMQIDVGAISINDAGLTAMMHEGEKNSFKFSGLGGSRMGKAAFKRFMRKKAFLIKTNFDKDPWWFNNEE; encoded by the coding sequence ATGAGTAAACCAATAGAAGTCCGCAACCCCCGCACAGGTAAATTTGATTATGTCATCGTTCCTCCACCACCAAAATTACTTTCCCAACAATGTCACCGTTTGCGGAGAGGACAAATTATCTGGCAAAAATTAGGAATTGAAGGCAGAATTGCCGCTTTAAAAGCATGGAAACAAGCTATATTATCAGACCGAACACAATTAATAGAAGCTTTAGTTAGTGATACGGGAAGATTATCAACATCAGTGACAGAAGTAGATTCTTTTATTTCTAGTATTGATAAATGGTGTAATTTAGCTCCACAATTAATACAAGGGACAGCAAAAAATACATCTATTCCTTTTATTGCTTTACAACAAATGGCTGTTCCTTATCCTCTAGTTGGCGTAATTAGTCCTTGGAATTTCCCCCTATTGTTATCTACAATTGATACGATTCCGGCTTTACTAGCGGGTTGTGCCGTAATCGTTAAACCCAGTGAAATTACTCCCCGTTTTGTTGCTCCTTTGATGACTACAATCAATACAATTCCTCAATTACGTGATGTTTTAAACTTTGTTGAAGGAGCAGGACAAACAGGAGCAGATTTAATAGAAGATGTAGATTTAATTTGTTTTACAGGTAGTGTAGAAACTGGGCGGTTAGTGGCAGAAGCGGCAGCCCAAAAATTTATTCCTGCTTTCTTAGAACTAGGAGGAAAAGACCCAGCTATTGTTTTAGAATCAGCAGATTTAGATTTAGCAACCTCAGCAATTTTGTGGGGTTCTGTTGTGAACTCTGGACAGTCCTGTTTATCAATTGAAAGAATTTATGTTGCTGAATCTATCTTTGAAGAATTTTATCATCAATTAGTCACTAAAGCCCATGAATTGAAATTGGCATATCCAACTATTGAAAGTGGTGAAATTGGTCCAATTATTTGTGAAAAACAAGCGGCTATTATTAATGATCATCTGTTAGATGCTGTTGCCAAAGGTGCAGTAATTCACTCTGGTGGTAAAGTAGAAGAATTAGGTGGAGGTTGGTGGTGTCGTCCTACGGTTATGACTGAAGTTGATCATTCTATGAAAGTCATGACTGAAGAAACATTTGGTCCAATTATGCCGATTATGCCTTTTGCTAATATAGAAGCAGCGATAAATTTAGCTAATGATTCTATTTATGGATTAAGTGCTGCTATATTTTCTGAATCAGAAGAGTTAGCATTAGAAATTGGTATGCAAATAGATGTAGGTGCTATTAGTATTAATGATGCAGGTTTAACAGCTATGATGCACGAAGGAGAGAAAAATTCCTTTAAATTTTCTGGTTTGGGAGGTTCACGCATGGGTAAAGCTGCCTTTAAACGCTTTATGCGAAAAAAAGCCTTTTTGATTAAAACTAACTTTGATAAAGACCCTTGGTGGTTTAATAATGAAGAGTAG
- a CDS encoding methylenetetrahydrofolate reductase, protein MPDTYSFSAFNNFRTAAQRGDFLITAEVAPPKGGDPIHTIEMAATLKGRVHAVNITDGSRAVMRMSSLVASVILLQNGIEPICQFACRDRNRIGLQADLMGAHALGIRNILALTGDPVKAGDHPQAKAVFDLEAVRLLQLIRNMNQGFDFNEKPLTDGALDLFAGAAVDPQSKSWSGLQSRFEKKIAAGAQFFQSQLITDFEILEKFMNKIACGYNKPILAGIFLLKSAKNAQFINKAVPGVNIPEHIIERLAKAKHPLEEGMKIAAEQVQTARGLCQGVHLMAVKREDLIAPILDLAGVGKVS, encoded by the coding sequence ATGCCGGATACTTATAGCTTTAGTGCTTTTAACAACTTCCGCACAGCCGCCCAAAGGGGTGACTTTTTAATTACCGCCGAAGTTGCACCTCCCAAGGGCGGAGATCCTATCCATACCATCGAAATGGCGGCGACTCTTAAGGGAAGGGTTCATGCTGTCAATATTACTGATGGTAGCCGTGCTGTCATGCGGATGTCTTCCTTGGTAGCCTCGGTGATTTTATTGCAAAATGGGATTGAACCGATTTGTCAGTTTGCTTGCCGCGATCGCAATAGAATTGGATTACAAGCAGATTTAATGGGCGCTCATGCTTTGGGTATCCGCAACATCTTAGCTTTAACTGGCGACCCTGTAAAAGCCGGTGATCATCCTCAAGCAAAAGCCGTTTTTGATTTGGAAGCTGTGCGACTATTGCAGTTAATTAGAAACATGAATCAGGGTTTTGATTTTAATGAAAAACCCCTCACTGATGGCGCATTAGATTTATTTGCAGGTGCAGCAGTAGATCCTCAATCGAAAAGTTGGTCAGGTTTACAAAGTCGGTTTGAAAAGAAAATAGCAGCCGGGGCGCAATTTTTTCAAAGTCAATTAATTACTGATTTTGAAATACTAGAAAAGTTCATGAATAAAATTGCCTGTGGTTACAATAAACCAATTTTGGCAGGAATTTTTCTGTTGAAATCGGCAAAAAATGCCCAGTTTATTAATAAGGCTGTTCCCGGTGTGAATATTCCTGAACACATTATTGAGAGATTAGCAAAAGCGAAACATCCTCTAGAAGAAGGCATGAAAATTGCCGCCGAACAAGTGCAAACTGCGCGGGGATTGTGTCAGGGTGTGCATCTAATGGCGGTGAAGCGGGAGGATTTGATTGCACCGATTTTGGATTTAGCGGGGGTGGGGAAAGTTAGTTAA
- a CDS encoding Uma2 family endonuclease: protein MTFTTDIQEDQDLRPYPETSLPDHTQLPESDGTFVKNWQEHPQSILLTDSIKPVLQKLYPDSQYFIGQDLGIYWRITEPPEKGAEAPDWFYVPSVPPTLNGKTRRSYVLWQEFIAPSIVLEFVSGNGAEERDKTPWKGKFWIYEQVIRTPFYGIYEVNKASIEVYELIGGKYQLLAANERGHYSITPMGVELGLWQGEYQNAELPWLRWWDLQGNLLLTGEERANRLTAQLRALGIEPEA from the coding sequence ATGACTTTTACAACTGATATCCAGGAAGATCAAGACTTACGCCCTTATCCAGAGACCTCTCTTCCAGATCATACCCAACTACCAGAGTCGGACGGTACATTTGTGAAAAATTGGCAAGAACATCCCCAAAGTATTCTACTAACTGATTCTATCAAACCAGTATTACAAAAACTTTATCCTGATAGTCAATATTTTATTGGACAAGATTTAGGCATTTATTGGCGTATTACTGAACCACCTGAGAAAGGTGCAGAAGCACCAGACTGGTTCTATGTTCCCAGTGTACCACCTACCTTAAATGGTAAAACCCGACGCTCCTATGTCCTTTGGCAAGAATTTATTGCTCCATCAATTGTTTTAGAATTTGTTTCGGGGAATGGTGCAGAAGAACGAGATAAAACTCCTTGGAAAGGTAAATTTTGGATTTATGAGCAGGTAATTCGTACTCCTTTTTACGGCATTTATGAAGTAAATAAAGCCAGTATAGAAGTTTATGAATTAATTGGTGGAAAATATCAGTTATTAGCAGCAAATGAACGAGGACATTATTCAATTACACCTATGGGTGTGGAGTTGGGTTTATGGCAGGGAGAATATCAGAATGCAGAATTACCCTGGTTGCGGTGGTGGGATTTGCAAGGTAATTTATTATTAACTGGTGAAGAAAGAGCGAATCGCTTGACTGCACAATTACGGGCTTTGGGAATTGAACCGGAAGCGTAA
- the pstS gene encoding phosphate ABC transporter substrate-binding protein PstS, translating into MAFLSTILNRVVATSVITGAVALSPMLSAIAQAETLNGAGATFPAPLYEKYAREVKKKYPDLKVNYQAIGSGGGIRQTIAGTVDFGGSDAAMKDDEIAKVKNGVILVPTAGGAVSVVYNLPGVNKLRLSRTTLPDIFSGKITKWDDAKIKADNPGVNLPNSPIKFVVRADGSGTTFIFTNHLSAINGYFKGRIGANTAPKWTLPNVLKGKGNPGVAALVRSTPGSIGYVEYDYATKNKLNSAEIQNKKGEFVAPSLAAANSALSTVKFPDNYRVFIGDPGQGYPIVGLTWMMVYKKYPTPAKAEAMKKWINWVLKDGQQYNDDLNYTKIPGDVVNRVLQTVNSNVK; encoded by the coding sequence ATGGCTTTTTTATCCACCATTTTGAATCGTGTTGTTGCCACTTCAGTCATAACCGGGGCTGTTGCATTGAGTCCAATGTTGAGTGCGATCGCTCAAGCTGAAACTTTAAACGGTGCTGGAGCAACATTTCCTGCTCCTCTGTATGAAAAATATGCTCGTGAAGTTAAGAAAAAGTACCCAGACTTAAAAGTTAACTACCAAGCAATTGGTAGTGGTGGTGGTATTCGTCAAACTATTGCAGGAACAGTTGACTTTGGTGGTAGTGACGCAGCGATGAAAGATGATGAAATCGCTAAAGTTAAGAATGGTGTGATCTTAGTACCCACTGCTGGTGGTGCTGTTTCCGTTGTTTATAATTTACCTGGTGTCAACAAACTGAGATTATCTCGTACCACATTACCAGATATTTTTTCTGGAAAAATTACTAAATGGGATGACGCGAAAATTAAAGCGGATAACCCCGGTGTAAACCTACCAAACAGTCCAATTAAATTTGTAGTTCGCGCTGATGGTAGTGGCACAACATTTATTTTCACCAACCATTTAAGTGCTATTAATGGTTATTTCAAAGGTAGAATTGGCGCTAATACTGCTCCCAAATGGACTTTACCAAACGTTCTCAAAGGTAAAGGTAATCCTGGTGTAGCTGCTTTAGTGAGAAGCACCCCTGGATCTATTGGTTATGTTGAATATGACTACGCTACTAAAAACAAACTAAATTCAGCAGAAATACAAAATAAGAAAGGAGAATTTGTCGCTCCTTCTTTAGCAGCTGCGAACTCAGCTTTATCAACAGTGAAATTCCCTGATAACTACCGCGTATTTATTGGCGATCCAGGACAAGGTTATCCCATTGTTGGTTTAACTTGGATGATGGTTTACAAAAAGTATCCCACTCCTGCTAAAGCTGAAGCCATGAAAAAATGGATTAACTGGGTACTTAAAGACGGTCAACAGTATAATGATGACCTCAACTACACCAAAATTCCTGGTGATGTTGTGAACCGTGTTTTACAAACAGTAAATAGCAACGTTAAGTAA
- a CDS encoding isocitrate lyase/PEP mutase family protein: MSAAQKLRELLARPEIIVIPGVYDCLSAKLVEKAGFDVAATSGFGIAASTLGLPDYGFLTATENLSTVGRIAQSINIPLIADCDTGYGNALNVMRTVKDAVQLGLAGIILEDQEWPKKCGHFAGKRVISMTEHAGKIRAAVEARGDSGLVIIARTDARAPLGLEEAIARGQSYINAGADVLFVEAPQSVTELEIIGAAFPNVPLVANIVEGGKTPAISPAELQNLGFKIVFFPLTALMAVTEVMSGCFRHLKEQGRTDNLSGLMNFQDFQELMNVPQYLSVEKEYKE, translated from the coding sequence ATGTCTGCTGCTCAAAAACTGCGCGAATTACTAGCACGTCCTGAAATTATCGTTATTCCTGGTGTTTATGACTGTTTGAGTGCAAAATTGGTAGAAAAGGCGGGTTTTGATGTCGCTGCTACCAGTGGTTTTGGGATTGCTGCTTCTACCTTGGGTTTACCTGACTATGGTTTTCTCACTGCTACGGAAAATTTATCCACTGTCGGGAGAATAGCTCAGTCAATTAATATACCCTTGATTGCTGATTGTGATACGGGTTATGGTAATGCTTTAAATGTGATGCGAACTGTAAAAGATGCGGTGCAGTTGGGTTTAGCTGGGATTATTTTAGAAGACCAAGAATGGCCGAAGAAATGCGGACATTTTGCAGGTAAACGGGTGATTTCGATGACGGAACACGCGGGGAAAATCCGGGCTGCGGTGGAAGCACGTGGTGATAGCGGTTTGGTCATTATAGCCCGAACTGATGCCCGTGCGCCTTTGGGGTTGGAGGAAGCCATTGCTCGTGGTCAATCATACATCAATGCTGGTGCAGATGTCTTGTTTGTGGAAGCTCCCCAATCTGTGACAGAGTTGGAAATTATAGGTGCTGCTTTTCCTAATGTGCCATTGGTAGCAAATATTGTTGAAGGTGGGAAAACTCCCGCTATTTCCCCCGCAGAATTGCAAAATTTGGGGTTTAAAATTGTCTTTTTCCCTCTGACTGCATTGATGGCTGTAACTGAGGTAATGAGTGGTTGTTTTCGTCATTTAAAGGAACAGGGAAGGACTGATAATTTATCTGGTTTGATGAATTTTCAGGATTTTCAAGAATTGATGAATGTGCCGCAATATTTATCTGTGGAGAAGGAGTATAAGGAATGA
- a CDS encoding YnfA family protein, translating to MKIPNLIFLLIAAFAEISGCYSFWAWLRLGKSVLWVIPGIFALIIFAVSLTKVDADNAGRVYAAYGGIYILSSLLWLWLFEGVKPNRWDLSGVIISVLGTVIILFGSHR from the coding sequence GTGAAAATACCCAACCTGATTTTTCTCCTAATTGCAGCATTTGCAGAAATCTCCGGTTGCTACAGTTTTTGGGCATGGTTAAGATTAGGAAAAAGCGTCCTTTGGGTTATTCCTGGAATTTTTGCTTTGATCATCTTTGCTGTGTCCCTAACTAAAGTAGATGCCGATAATGCTGGCAGAGTTTATGCTGCCTATGGAGGAATTTATATCCTTTCATCCTTGCTGTGGTTATGGCTATTTGAAGGAGTAAAACCGAATAGATGGGATTTATCAGGTGTGATAATTTCCGTTTTGGGAACGGTAATTATTTTATTCGGTTCACATAGATAA
- a CDS encoding AAA family ATPase: MISSLRLINFKAFENQLLEFRPLTLLSGLNSTGKSSVLQSLLLLRQSYLNKILDRGLTLKDILVDIGTAKDAFCERAKANYIGFEIGWENGSKGLWNFEYDIQKKEAKIIKLNNIESIISII; the protein is encoded by the coding sequence ATGATTAGTTCTCTGCGCTTAATAAATTTCAAGGCTTTTGAAAATCAGTTATTAGAATTCAGACCTCTAACTCTACTTTCTGGTTTAAACAGTACAGGTAAATCTTCAGTTTTACAATCATTACTACTTCTACGCCAATCTTATTTAAACAAGATATTAGATAGAGGTTTAACGCTTAAAGATATCTTGGTTGATATTGGTACTGCTAAAGATGCTTTTTGTGAAAGAGCAAAAGCTAACTATATTGGGTTTGAAATAGGTTGGGAAAATGGTAGTAAAGGTCTATGGAATTTTGAATATGATATACAAAAAAAAGAAGCAAAAATTATAAAATTAAATAATATAGAATCAATAATATCAATTATATAG